The Mesorhizobium sp. M3A.F.Ca.ET.080.04.2.1 genome contains the following window.
ACAATCCGAAATTCGCCTTCAAGGGCGTCAAGAGCAAGGAGCCTTTCACCATCGCCAAGGGACCGAACAATCCGGTGGGCTCGGTCTGGATCGATCTCTCCATCGACAGCTACGGCATCCACGGCACGCCCGAACCCGGCAAGATCGGCACCAGCTTCTCGCATGGCTGCATCCGGCTGACCAACTGGGACGCTGAGGACCTCGCGGCCATGGTGAAGCCGGGCACGAAGGTCGAGTTCAAGGACGAGACGGCGCAGGATGTGTCCGCGCAGTGAGCGCTGGCGGGGCGCGATGCGGGAACACTGCATAAGCCCAGTTTATCATCACCCCTAGTTTTTCAGAACGTTACAGGTTCATTCGTCGCCTGTAGCTTCGGCGGCGCTTTTTTGGAAACGATCTGGACTTGGTGGCTCGATGCAAGCACATGCGAGAGTGGTGATTGTCGGCGGCGGGTGTGTCGGCGCGGGTATCCTCTATGGACTGGCCAAGCGCGGCTGGACCGACGTGGCGCTGCTCGAGCGCACCCAGCTGACCGCGGGCTCGACCTGGCATGCGGCGGGCCTCGTCCCGTCCTACTCGCGCAATATCAATGTCGGCCGGATGGTAAGGAAGACCATCGAGATCTACGAAAGGCTCGAGGCGGAGACGGGACAGCCCGTCGGATGGCATAAATGCGGCCAGTTGCGCATCGCCAATTCCAGGGACCGGTTCGACGAATTCAAGAGCTACATGAGCGTGGCCGACGTCCAGGGCGCGCGGGCGCAGTTGCTGACACCCGCGGAAGCCAGGGAGTTGTGCCCGCTGCTCAACAACGACCATATGCTCGGCGCCCTTTATCACCCCGATGACGGCCACATCGCGCCGGCCGACGTGACGCATGCCATGGCCAAGGGCGCGCGCGACCTCGGCAGCAAGATCTATCTCAACACCGAAGTCACCGGCTTCAAGCGGACGCCGAGCGGCGAGTGGCTGGTGCAGACCAACCAGGGCGACATCACCTGCGAGCACGTGATCTGCGCGACCGGCAATTACGCGCGCCAGACCGGCGCGCTGCTGGGGCTTGAAATTCCGGCGATCCCGATCCTGCACCAGTACTGGATCACCGAAGCGGTGCCGGAGGTGGTGGAGCGCAAGCGGCAGGGGCGTCCCGAAATGCCCATCCTGCGCGACGAGGGTTTCGAGGGCTACCTGCGCGAAGAAGGCGACGGCCTGATGTTCGGGCCATATGAGCGCACCGAAAACCTCAAGCTGTTCGCCGAGAACGGTGTTCCCGCCTGGTTCGGCGCCGATCTGGTCGAAGAGGATTTCGAGGCGGTGTCGTGGAATTGGGAACAGGCGCTGGAGCTGATCCCGGCGCTGGGCCGCGTGGGCCTCAAGGCCAATGTCCGCGGGCCGTTCCAGATGACGCCGGACGAGCTTCCCTTGATGGGACCGGCCTGGGGCCTGACCAATGTCTGGCTGGCCGAGGGCGTGCCCGGCGGCATCCTGTGGGGCGGCGCGATCGGCTATTACCTGTCGGAGCGGATCGTCGAAGGCGGCAACAGCCTCGACACCTCCGACCTCGATCCCCGCCGCTTCGGCGACTATGCCAACAAGGCCTGGACGCGCGAGAAGGTGCGCGAGGCCTGGGGCACGCATGCGGAGCAGAAATATCCGGGACAGGACATGCCCGCCTGCCGCCCGCAGAAGACCGCGCCCTCCTATGCCAGGCTGACCGAGCTTGGCGCCGTCTGGGGCGTGCTCAACGGCTGGGAGATGCCCAACTGGTTCGCGCGCGACGGCGTCGAGGCCAAGGACCAGTACAGCTGGCGCTGGACGCCGAAGGGGAACCTTGTCGCCGAGGAAGTGCTGGCGGTGCGCAACGCCGTCGGCCTGGTCGAGATGACGCCGATGACCAAGTTCGAGGTGTCGGGGCCGAGCGCGGCCTCATGGCTCGACGGGATCCTGGCCAACCGCCTGCCCGCGATCGGCCGGGCGACGCTGGCGCACCATTTGACGGCCGGCGGCGGCGTGCAGGCGGAATACATGGTGGCGCGGCTGAGCGAAGACAGCTTCTACCTCATCTCGACGCCAAGGGCGGAGCGCTGGAATTTCGACGATCTCTCGAAGCTGCTTCCCGCCGACGGCAGCGTGTCCTTGAAGAATGTCACCAACGACCGCGGCTGCTTCACGGTCGTGGGGCCCAAGGCGCGCGAAGTGCTGCAACCCCTCACGGAGATCGACCTTTCGAACGCGAACTTCCCCTGGTTCGGCGTCAAGACCGGAAATGTGGCTCTGGCCAGCGACGTGCGGCTGCTGCGCGTGAACTATGAAGGCGAGCTCGGCTGGGAGCTCTACCACCCGATGGCGTACCAGCGGCAATTGCTGGACGCGATCCTGGCGGAGGGCGAGAAGCACGGCATGCGGCTTGTCGGGCTGCATGCGCTGGAATCGCTCAGGCTGGAGAAGTCGTACCGCGCCATGTACCGCGACATGAACCCGGAGCTCAACGCGCTGGAGAGCGGGCTGGAACGCTTCATCCGCCTGGACAAGGGCGATTTCGTCGGGCGCGAGGCGGTGTTGAAATACAAGGACAGGAACGACCAGCGCCGTTCGGTCACGCTCAAGATCGAAACCGACGGCGCGAGCACGCTTGCCTCCGAGGGTCTCTACATCGGCGGCGAGCTGGTCGGGCGCATAACCTCGGGCGGCTACGCCTACGCGCTCGGGTACGATGTGGCGCTGGCCGTGCTGCCCGAGCGTTTCTCCAACCCCGGAACGAAGCTCGACGTCGCGGTGCTGGGAGAGTGGAAGGTCGCCGAGGTCATTGCCGATTCGCCTTACGACCCCACCTCGGCCCGGGCACGCATGTAAGCTCCTCAAATCCTCCAAGCAGCCGATCGCCGTGTGCAATGGCACGGATCGTTCCGCCTCGCCCTGCGTTGATGGACAACGCAAGGAGGACAAGGCCATGGAAGACGATCGGACCGAGAAGATCAGGCAGCGCGCCTATGAGATCTGGCAGCGCGAGGGCAGCATCCTTGGCGACCACGAGCGGCACTGGCATCAGGCCGAGGCGGAGATCGACCGCGAGGCGGCTTTGCCGCTCACCGCGGGCGATGCGCTGCCCGAGACCGGCGAGCTGTCGAGCTCGGACATCCTGACCGTGGAGGCGCTTGCCATGCACACCGGGATCAGCAGCGAGGAAGCGCAGGAGCTGCTCGACCGGCTCGGCAACGACCGCGCCGCGATCGAGCAGGCGGCGCGTAACCTCAGGGCCCGGAAGAGGCTATAGCGTCGCAACCGCGGTTCGCTCCCAGGCGAAGGGAACAGCATTGAGCGCGCGGGAACCCTCGGCGCCGTGGGAGGTTCCTCCTGTCTAACCCACAGGAGACCACCATGGACCACACCAACCACGTCAGGCTGACCAATGCCGAACTCACCCCCGACATCCTCGAGGGCGCCACCATCTATGGCCCCGACGACGAAAAGATCGGCTCCGTCGACCACCTGCATGGCAGCCGGGTCGTCATCGATGTCGGCGGCTTTCTCGGCATCGGCGCCAAGCCCGTCGCCGTCAGCGCCAGCCAGCTGGATTTCATGCGCGACGAGGACGGCGACGTCCACGCCGTCACCAGTTGGACGAAGGACCAGCTGAAGGCCATGCCGGAGCACCGCGACTGAAACGAAAGAGTGCATCGCGACTGACGCGAAAGAGAGCATCGCGACTGAGCTGGAGGCGAGCATTCCGATTTGAGGCTCGCGACGACTGATTGCGCGCGTCAGCTCTTGATCGAATTGCTGAAGACCTGCACGCCGACGCGCTCGTTGCGGCGCCAGCGCACCACGGCGCGATAGGCGGCGTCGTCGTCAGGGACGATCAGCGTGAAGCGATCCGGCAGTTCCACCTGAGGGCCGACGCGCAGTTCGGCGCCGTGTTCGTGCTGGTTGCGGATGGAGCACCTGATCCTGGCCTCGCCGGTGACGATCGTGGCCTCCTTCATCACGAATTCACGCGAGTGAAGACGGCGCTCGATACGGGGAAAGGTGGTCATGTCGCACGCATCCCGGAACTCTTCGGCGGGCTCAGCATCTCAGCCCGACATGACACGATAGCAGCGAGGCGTTTCCGTTCCGTTAGCGATTGCCCGTCGCGGCCGGCTGCCCGATCCCGTTTCTGCACACAGAGGAACAAACTCCTGCCTGGCGCGTATTGGAGCGGCGATATCGCTCGAAGCAGGAGTCCTCATGCCGGTGCGCAGGAAACGTCACGTCCGAAACGCAGCCTCGCTCTACAGCGACCTTATGCTGGCCCCGGCCGTAGTGATGATGCGCCTGCCGATGATTGCCCTGGATGCCGGCAGCAGCGCCCCCAATGGCGTGGAAGCGGCGGGCGCCATCAGCGAGAAAGCGCTCGCATGCGCTGAGGGACTATACGCCGCGCAGGTAACCCTTTTCCGTTCCGCATTGCGGTTCTGGCCGGAAATTTTTTCTGGCCGCAGCCCGTCCCTGCTCAACGGCGCCGCCGGCAAGGCAGCCTTGGTTGCGGCAGTCAGACCTGCAAGCCGACGGGTCAGAGCGAATTTCCACCGGCTGACGAAACTGGACTGAGTGAATCGATCCATTCAGGCCGGCTGTTCGCGGACGTGCCTGCTGGTGATCGCCGACAGGGTCGCCTAAGCCCGATTGGACTCTTGCGGCGCGTCGCGCTACAAGGAGGCCCTCAACCTAAGGCATCGCGCTGTGGCCGCGCGCAATCCATGATCACCGTGAAAAAGATCTTTCGGGACGAAGAGCTGTACTTCGTCTGGGCCGATGGAAAGTGCTTTGCGTTTTTCTATCTGCTCAGTTCTTCCGGCGAGAAGCCGGTCTGGGCCGTGAGCGGCGAATACAAGCCTCTCGCCGCCAATATCGACGACTTCAACAGCTACGACGACGCTTTGAAGTTCATCATGGCCCACGCGCCGGTCCAGTAAGCCCTCTGCAACGGACCAGCCGGATACGACGGGCAGCCCCAAACAGCGCCTCAATCATCCATGCTGATGCTCGTGGTGATGGCCGTGCGGCTCGGACATGGCGAACGGCAGGTCCTCGCTGTCGCCGCCGGCGGCAAGCTGCAGCCTGGCGCTGAACGCGTGCGGCTCGGCCGGGGCGACGAGGCTCTGCAGATGGTGGTGGTCGCCGCCGACCGGCGACAGCGGCAGGCGCTCCACCGCGCCGCCCGGCCGCTCGATCGCGACCTTCGCCTGCAGGCCCTCGGCATGGCGCGACAGGCGCAGCCGCATGCGCTCGCCCTGCGGCGTGTCGATGATCTCCAACAGCCCGCTGGCGAGCTTGCCCGAGACCAGGAACGGGTCCGGCGCGTGATGATGGCCACCTTCGGGCTGGGGCTCGACGAAGCGGACCGTGGCCACGGCGAGCCCGGGAATGTGGGCAAAGAGCTCGACCTTCAACGACGCGGCGATGTTGTTGGCGGCGGCCAGCAGCAGCCCGTCGTTGACGGCAATCGTCACATCTATATGCAGCCTGTGGCCGAGCCATCGGGCCTTCGCCTCGACAACCCTGTCGATCCCCGCGACATGTTCGGCGGCGTGGTGGATCTCGCCGACAAGTCCGGGTTCCACGCCGTCCAGCATGCGGGTGAGCACCGAGCGCGCCGATTGCCAGACGATGCCGAAGATGGCGATGGTGATCAGCAGGCCGATGATCGGGTCCGAAAGCGGGACGCCGAGCCAGACGCCGATCGCGCCAATGACGACGGCGAGGCTGGTCAGGCCGTCGGTGCGGGCGTGATAGCCTTCGGCGACCAGCGCGGCGCTGTTGATCTGGCGGCCGACGCGGATGCGCAGCACCGCCACCGCCTCGTTGCCGAGAAAGCCGATGAAGCCGGCCGCGGCGAGCCAGCCGAGAAAACGCACCGGCCGCGGGTCGAGCAGGCGGTCGATCGCCTCGTATCCGGCAACAATCGCGCTGACCAGGATGATCAGCACAATGACGATGCCGGCCAGATCCTCGACGCGGCCGAGACCGTAGGTGAAGGTGCTGGTCGGCCTGCGGCGCGCCAGCACGAAGGCGACCCAAAGCGGTATGGCGGTGGTCGCGTCGGCGATGTTGTGGATGGTGTCGGCGAGCAGCGCCACGCTGCCCGACGCCACGACGACCGCGACCTGCAGCCCGGCGGTGACCGCCAGGATGACAAAGGACCATTTGATCGCCCAGATGCCGCGATCGGTCGTCGCGATGGTGGCGTCGATGACGCCGTGGGTGTGGCCATGCGGACCACGATGGCCATCGCCGTGGCTGCCGTGGCTGTGTGGGCCGTGGTCGTGGCCGTGCGGGCCGAAGCCGAGCCAGTCCAGAAGCTTTTTCGGCATGGCAGCCTCACAAATATTTGGTGAGCTGCTTCAGCTCCTTGAGCGTTTCCCTGGTCGGCTCGCCGCCGTCGACCAGGCAGTGCTCCATGTGGTCATGGATCAGTTCACGCTTGGCATTGCTCACCGCGCTCTCGACGGCGTGAAGCTGCTGCGCGAGATCGAGGCAGGATCGGCCCTGCTCGAACATGGTGAGCACCGCCGCAAGATGGCCGTGCGCGCGCTTGAGCCGGGCGATGATATCGGGATGGGAGCTGTGTATCGTCATGACTTCATCCTATCCCCCAGGGCAGGATCTCGCAAGAGCCTGCCGCCCAACCCTGCGGCGCTGCCCGACGCATGGACCGGACCCGCAGCGCCACGCCCAGGCAACAGGCCGCAACCAAGCGGCGGCTTCGCCGTTAATTGAACGGCGCCGACCTATCCCCTCGCGGCGCGGAGACGTGGAGCGTACGCCCGATGGCACGGCCGGTGGAGATTGGCGACAGGGTGGCGGTGATCGCCACGGTGACGGAGCGCGTCGAGGACCGCGTGACGGTCGCCATTCCGACCGACTGCCACACCTATTCGATCGTCGAGCCCAATGCCAAGCCAGGCGACAAGCTGCAGTTCGAAGGCGAAGTGGTTCACGTCGACGAGGATCTCGGCCGCACCACGATCCAGGTGCTCGGACGGATCACCGTCGACACGAGGAGCGTCAAGATGATGCGCAAATACCGCCAGCGGAGACTGCCGCCGGCGAATTCCTCCGACCAGCATCGGCCAGATGCTGGAACCGCCCCGCGGCCTCGCCGTTCGGCCTGATGGCCAGGAATCGTATCCGGGAAGCGCTGACCGAGATCGGCACGATGACGTCGAGGCCTTCGGCGTTCCTGATCCTCGGCGCATTCACGCTAGGCTGGCTGGTGTTCGAGCCGGAGACGCTGGACTGGCACGGCATTGCCACACTGGTGACGTGGGCGATGACGCTGCTCATCCAAAGGGCCGAGCACCGCGACACCCAGGCCTTGCAGGCCAAGCTCGACGAGTTGATCCGGGCGACCGGCAACGCGCGCAACGACATCGCGCAAATCGACAGCAAGGAGCCCGAGGAAATCGAAAAGGAAAGGGCCTCCGAGGCTGCCGGTCTCTCGGGCTAGAGCTTCTTCAACATCGTCTGGAGTAGCGACGCGCAGCGGAGCGAAGACCCGGGGATCCCCGTCGGGACCTTTGCCGAGGGATTGAGCGGAGCAGAATTCTGCACTGCAGCAGCGCGTCGAAGTCACGAGAGGGGGTCTGTGCGCGTCGCTTCGATCCTTGCTTCGCCCGCAGGATGACGACGGCGCGAAAGGCTTCGGCCAATTGCGAACGTTTGCGATGGTTCACCGAAACGACCGGTGAAATCCCCATTGCGGTCGTCGTGCCGGGAAACTAGTGGCGCTTGAAGTACTGCACCTCGCGCTCATGCTTCTCGGCCGCTTCGCGCGACTTGAACGTGCCGAGATTCCTGCGTTTCCCGGTCCTCGGATCGACCTTGCGCGAATAGAGACGGTATTCGCCGGACTTCAGCTTGCGGATCATGGCAACCTCCTTTGCAATCAGTGACGTCAACCCCCTTGCCGTTGCTCCGGTTCCGCTTCCGAGCATGTCGGCACCACCCCAATCGGCCGCCGCTGGCACAAGAACTCTCGCCCGACAGTGATCCATTTCACGGACGCAAGCGCCCGAATGTCGGAATCGAGACGCCAGCGACCACAATTCGGTCGGATTATTTGTACTCAAATGACATTTGCGACGTTATCTTTCACGTCGCGAGCATGCCGGGACTGAGGAGGGTGAGATGGTGACGGCGAAGCTTCACGGGGTTGAACTCGTCAAGGGCCAGAAGTGGACGGTGCGCGTCACCGCTTACGGCACCACGGTGATTTTCCCGTTCGAGGCCGAGCAATATGCGCGCTCCTACGCCGACGGACAGGCCTTCCGCCTCGGCGTCGAAGTGGTCGAACTGAGGGAGTGCGCCTGAGCAGCCGGGCGGAAAGCGCCCAGCGCCGGTTCCGCTCAGCCTGATCTCTCGCGCGGCACCCCTCAGACCGACTTCCTTTCCTGGAGCTTCTCGCCGTCTTCCTTCACGAACTCGCGCACCGGATTGTCGAGGAGCGGCAGCACCGCCTCCGAAGGCCGGCATAGCCTTGCGCCCTTTGGGGTCTCGACGATCGGCCGGTTGATCAGGATGGGGTGGGCGAGCATGAAATCGATCAGCTCGTCGTCGCTCCATTTGGGGTCGGCGAGGCCAAGCTCGGCATAAGGCGTCCCCTTCTCTCGCAGCAGCTCGCGCGGCGCCATGCCCAGCGCCGAGAGCAGCGCGACCAGCCGCTCGCGGCTCGGCGGCGTCTTCAGATATTCGATCACCACCGGATCCTCACCGCTGGCGCGGATCATGGCGAGCGTGTTGCGCGAGGTGCCGCAGGCGGGATTGTGATAGATCGTGACCGTCATGACTGTGCCTTCCGTGGCTGGGATTGCGGAATGATCCCCGGCCGCAGCAGCCAGCCCATCAGCGCCAGCGCGATCAAGGCCCCAAGCAGCTCGGCGACGATGAAGCCCGGGAGATCCATGGGCCGGATGCCGGAGAAGGTGTCGGTCAGCGAACGCGCCAACGCCACGGCCGGATTGGCGAAGGATGTCGAGGCGGTGAACCAGTAGGCGGCGGTGATGTAGAGCCCGACCAGCCATGGCACGGCTCGCTGCTCGAACCGGGCTCCGGAGAGAATGACCGCGACGAGGCCGAATGCGGCCACCATTTCGGAGAACCATTGCGCCGGCCCGGCGCGCAGCTTGGTCGCGATCTCCAGAACCGGCAGGGCGAACATGAGGTGCGCGACGATCGTGCCGGCGATGCCGCCCAGGAGTTGCGCGACCAGATAGGCCGGCAGATCGCGGGCCGGCAGCGTGCGGCTCAAGCAGAACACGAGTGAGACGGCCGGATTGAAATGCGCGCCCGAGATCGGGCCGAGGATGGTGATCAACACCACCAGCATGGCGCCGGTGGCCAACGTATTGCCGAGCAGCGCCAACGCCGCGTCATGCGTCAGCGTCTCGGCCATGATCCCGGAACCGACCACGGTTGCGACCAGCAAGCCTGTGCCCAGAGCTTCGGCAACAAATCGGCGCGGCAGATTGAAGGGTGTCGTTTTCATGCTGCCTATGGCCGGATCGTTCGCGTCGATCGGCTCGATGATCATTGCCGGGTCCCTTTGCCGGGCTGACAGCAAGGTGCAGCCAGCGCGGGCGCGCAGATTTCCGGACGACCCGAGCAGCAATCCTCCATCAGGAACCGGACCAACCCGGACATCGCTTCATATTCGGCGCTGTAGATGATCGAGCGCGCGTCGCGCCGCTGCGTGACCAGGCCGGCGCGCTCCAGTTCCTTGAGATGGAAGCTGACGTTGGAGGGCGAAACCTCGGTCTGTTCGGCGAGCGAACCGGCCGCGATGCCATCCGGCCCGGCAACCACCAGCAGTCGCAGAAGGCGCAGGCGCGTCTCCTGCGCCAACGCTCCAAAGGCGATCAGGGCTTGACGTTCATCCACGTTTCAATAATCCTTGAAATATTGAAATGGAGGAAATAGCCGACATGCTCTCTCCTGACAACCGCAAAATCACCCCTGCCCTTCCGGCGGATCCCTCCGACCTGACTATCGGCGATCTGCTGAACGCGCTGGCGGACGTCAAGGACAGCCCGCTGGTGTTCCACTATGATGGCCGGCCAGTGAAGCCTGGCTATCATGTGACCGAAGTCAAGGCTGGACAGTTCTCGGCACTGGATTGCGGCGCCAACCCGGAGTCCTGGTCGGAAATCTTCGTCCAGCTATGGGACGTGGACGAAGGCGGGCCTGTCCACATGCAGGCCGGCAAGTTCGCCGCGATCATCCGTAAGGTGTCCGATCACGTCGCCCTCGACCAGTCCGCCAAGCTCACCTTCGAAGTCAGCGACGGTGTCCGACCGATGGAATTGTACCGGGCAGGTCAGCCGATGTTGGTCGGGAACGCCGTCGAAGTCGAACTGTCGCCGCGACCGGCGAGCTGCAAGCCGCGCGACCGCTGGCTGGAAGAACAGAAGGCGAGCAGATCATGTTGCTCGGCCGCGAGCGAGGCTTGCTGCAGCTGACGGATTGCCGGCGGAATGTCAGAGCCACCCGGGCCACGGATTGTCCTGCGACAGTTGGCCTGACGGCTTGCGCATCCGTATATAGACGACATGTCGGCTCTCGATACAGCGAAGCGATGGGCGCGCGGGGTCAAGCGCGACGTCGTGGCGCTGTGGATTGCCGCGCGCGACCCGCGCGTGCCCTGGTATGCAAAGGCCACCGCCGGCGCCGTCGCGGCCTATGCGCTGAGCCCCGTCGATCTCATTCCTGATTTCATCCCGGTCATCGGCTATCTGGACGACCTAGTGATCGTGCCGCTCGGCATCATGCTCGCCGTCAAGCTCGTCCCGGGAGACCTTATGCAGGAATTCCGCGACCAGGCCGCGCGCCGCGACAAGCCGGTCAGCAAGGCCGGCCTGGCTTTCATGGTTGCGGTCTGGGTGCTGGCGGCGCTGGCGCTGCTTTGGCTGTTCTGGCCGAAGGCAGCTTGAGTGCCCTCTCGCTTCCGCGTGCCCGATAGTTGTGAACCCCACCCCCGCTCCGATGGCGACAATCAAGACAAGAGCGTCCAGAGCGCTTGGAAGACATAGCCGATGACCAATGATCCGGAAACCGCGAGCGCCACGAACAACGCAATCGTTGACGGCCTGAGGACCAGTGCGACAGCCATGACACCCCAGATGCTAACCGCGCCGCCTGAAACGAGGAGCGCCATTGCAGCACCAGGTGACATGCCGAGATCAAGCAAACCTTGGACTAGAGGCAGTGCGGCAAGGCCATCGAGATACATCGGCGCGCCGACCAGCACCGCAAGCGGGATGGCATAGCTGGAGTTTACGCCGACATAAGCGGCAAGAGCATCAGACGGCAGAAAGTCTCTCAGCAGAAACTCAGCTGAAAAGGCAAACGTCAAACAAAGAACGACAGTTCTTGTTGTAGAGACAAGATTTGTTCCAAATGCACGCATACGCGCCCGGTCTCGCCAAATCCTGAAAGAGAGGCCCGCCGGCGTGCAGGTGTCACACAGTCCACTCATGCTTTTTTGTGACCGTAGCGGATGTTGCACCATCTGCGTACGGGCAAGGAGAGCTGTTATCGCGCCCGAAAAGACTCCAAGCGCGAAAGCCGCAACCAACTTTCCAATGGCGAACCCAGGGCCTAGCAGCGCCCAGGTCACGGCGAGCATGGTGGGACCTGTAATTGGAGAGGAAACCCAAAATGCCATGATGGGTGCAAGCGGAACGCCGGATGCAAGAAGGCCAGTCGTGAGCGGCAGCACCGTTACGCCGCACACGGGTATTACGCTACCAATTCCCGACGCCATCAAGATCGTCGCGACAGGGCGTCCCTTGAACCATCGTGCCGTAACTGTCGCCGCTCCGCTAGCCGCGGCCCACGCCGAGATGACCAGCCCCAAGGCGATCAACAATGCGACGTCCATGAAACTCTGCACGACAAAATGCAGCGTCGCAGTGACCTTTTGCGGCCACATCAGAGCGACAGCAGAAGTCAGAATAGGGACTGTCGCCCAGAAGAGGTGCTTTCTTTGAAGCGGCGGAACCGCAACCGTCATGGCATCACCTTTTGTGCCACAACTACCAGTCCGGCTTCCATAAATGAAACGAATAGCATAAATATCAGCTATGAGCGCACGCGATAGCAACCGTACCCAACTGGACAGCGAATTGCTGCGCACGTTCTTGTCTGTGGCCAAGGCGGGGAGCCTCAGTGGCGCCGCGGCGCGGCTGTACCGAACGCAGTCCGCAGTCAGCCTCCAGGTGCAAAAGCTGGAGGCTGCCCTCGGACAGCGGGTGTTCGAAAGGCATGGCCGGGGAGTTGCGATGACTGCCGCCGGCGAGCGGCTGCTACCCGTCGCCCGCGACGTTGTCGAAATGCTGAATCAGGTGGCAACCGATCTGCGCGAAGCGCCAGACGAGCAAGAGATCCGCCTTGGCATTCCCGAGGAATATGGCGACACGATTCTTCCGTCTATCCTGGCCACCTTCACCGAAGCGGAGCCCACAGCTCGCATTTTCGTGCGCTGCAGTTCAAGCATGGAATTCCCACGTGCACTGGCTGCCGGCGAACTGGATCTCGCCCTGCACTCGCCCGAGCGCGTCTCCAAAAACGACGTCATTGTTCATAGCGAACGCGCCGTGTGGACCGGCTCCGCCTTCCACAATGTGGAGAACCGTCGGCCTCTGCCGGTGGCGCTGTTCGATAAGACTTGCTGGTGGAGGGAACGCTGTCTCGACCTGCTTCGGAAATCCGGACTGGAGTATCAGGTCGTTTGCACCAGCCAGAGCATTTCAGGTGTTCGAGCGGCAATCGCCGCCGGCGTCGCTATCGGCGTATTGCCGGAAAGCACGCTGACAGATCACATCAGGGCGTTGGCGAGCGCGAAGCTGCCGCAGTTGGGTGAAACGCATCTGGCGCTCACCGGCTCACCGAAGCGGCCTCGGCGGCTAGCCGAAAAACTGTCGGCGATCATCTCACGAACGTTTCAGGGAAAGTGACGTGTAAGCAGCGAACACTGCCTGCAGATGCACGGCTGTGTCCCTCGTGCAGTAAATGGCTGCTTCCGGCCTGCCCCTTGACCGTCTCCTTACTTGGAGCGAGCGTGAACGCTCTTTCAGACGGGAGCCCCGATGGATTCGAGAGAGCTTTTGATCCGCATGATCCGCGCCGGCGCCGGAGAGGTTCCCGCCGATGTGGTGATCCGCGACGTGCGGCTGCTCGACATCGTCAGCGGCGCGGTGACCGAAACCGACATCGCCATCGTCGCCGACCGCATCGTCGGCACCCATGCGCGCTACGAGGCGGAGCGGGTGATCGACGGCCGCGGCCGCTTCGCGGTGCCGGGCTTCATCGACACGCATCTCCACATCGAATCCTCACTGGTCAGCCCACTCGAGTTCGACCGCTGCGTGCTGCCGCACGGCGTCACCACCGTGCTTTGCGATCCGCACGAGATCGCCAATGTGCTGGGTGCGGAAGGCATCCGCTATTTCCTCGACTGCGCCGAGCAGACCATCATGGATGTGCGGGTCAACCTGTCGTCCTGCGTGCCGTCGACCGCATTCGAGACCTCGGGCGCCAGGCTGGAAGCGGAGGACCTCCTGCCCTTCCGCACCCATGCCAAGGTGGTCGGCCTGGCCGAGGTGATGAATTTTCCGGGCGTGCTGGCCGGCGACGCCGGCATGATCGCCAAGCTGGACGCCTTCGCCGACGGCCATATCGATGGCCACGCGCCTTTGCTCAGGGGCCAACGGCTCAACGGCTATCTCGCCGCCCGTATCCGCACCGACCAC
Protein-coding sequences here:
- the arsC gene encoding arsenate reductase (glutaredoxin) (This arsenate reductase requires both glutathione and glutaredoxin to convert arsenate to arsenite, after which the efflux transporter formed by ArsA and ArsB can extrude the arsenite from the cell, providing resistance.), giving the protein MTVTIYHNPACGTSRNTLAMIRASGEDPVVIEYLKTPPSRERLVALLSALGMAPRELLREKGTPYAELGLADPKWSDDELIDFMLAHPILINRPIVETPKGARLCRPSEAVLPLLDNPVREFVKEDGEKLQERKSV
- a CDS encoding MIP/aquaporin family protein codes for the protein MKTTPFNLPRRFVAEALGTGLLVATVVGSGIMAETLTHDAALALLGNTLATGAMLVVLITILGPISGAHFNPAVSLVFCLSRTLPARDLPAYLVAQLLGGIAGTIVAHLMFALPVLEIATKLRAGPAQWFSEMVAAFGLVAVILSGARFEQRAVPWLVGLYITAAYWFTASTSFANPAVALARSLTDTFSGIRPMDLPGFIVAELLGALIALALMGWLLRPGIIPQSQPRKAQS
- a CDS encoding metalloregulator ArsR/SmtB family transcription factor produces the protein MDERQALIAFGALAQETRLRLLRLLVVAGPDGIAAGSLAEQTEVSPSNVSFHLKELERAGLVTQRRDARSIIYSAEYEAMSGLVRFLMEDCCSGRPEICAPALAAPCCQPGKGTRQ
- a CDS encoding DUF6428 family protein, coding for MLSPDNRKITPALPADPSDLTIGDLLNALADVKDSPLVFHYDGRPVKPGYHVTEVKAGQFSALDCGANPESWSEIFVQLWDVDEGGPVHMQAGKFAAIIRKVSDHVALDQSAKLTFEVSDGVRPMELYRAGQPMLVGNAVEVELSPRPASCKPRDRWLEEQKASRSCCSAASEACCS
- a CDS encoding YkvA family protein, which codes for MSALDTAKRWARGVKRDVVALWIAARDPRVPWYAKATAGAVAAYALSPVDLIPDFIPVIGYLDDLVIVPLGIMLAVKLVPGDLMQEFRDQAARRDKPVSKAGLAFMVAVWVLAALALLWLFWPKAA
- a CDS encoding permease; translation: MTVAVPPLQRKHLFWATVPILTSAVALMWPQKVTATLHFVVQSFMDVALLIALGLVISAWAAASGAATVTARWFKGRPVATILMASGIGSVIPVCGVTVLPLTTGLLASGVPLAPIMAFWVSSPITGPTMLAVTWALLGPGFAIGKLVAAFALGVFSGAITALLARTQMVQHPLRSQKSMSGLCDTCTPAGLSFRIWRDRARMRAFGTNLVSTTRTVVLCLTFAFSAEFLLRDFLPSDALAAYVGVNSSYAIPLAVLVGAPMYLDGLAALPLVQGLLDLGMSPGAAMALLVSGGAVSIWGVMAVALVLRPSTIALFVALAVSGSLVIGYVFQALWTLLS
- a CDS encoding LysR substrate-binding domain-containing protein; translated protein: MSARDSNRTQLDSELLRTFLSVAKAGSLSGAAARLYRTQSAVSLQVQKLEAALGQRVFERHGRGVAMTAAGERLLPVARDVVEMLNQVATDLREAPDEQEIRLGIPEEYGDTILPSILATFTEAEPTARIFVRCSSSMEFPRALAAGELDLALHSPERVSKNDVIVHSERAVWTGSAFHNVENRRPLPVALFDKTCWWRERCLDLLRKSGLEYQVVCTSQSISGVRAAIAAGVAIGVLPESTLTDHIRALASAKLPQLGETHLALTGSPKRPRRLAEKLSAIISRTFQGK